Proteins encoded by one window of Candidatus Zixiibacteriota bacterium:
- a CDS encoding ABC transporter ATP-binding protein, producing the protein MISIRKLKKTFHGRRGAVDALRSIDLEVGEGEFCVLLGPSGCGKTTTLRCVAGLEKPDGGEIEISGRLVNSAERGVYVPAEKRDLGMVFQSYAIWPHMTVFQNVAFPLTQGQKRVSKAAVGERVRNALARVQLAGLEDRPATDLSGGQQQRVAMARALVTEPKILLMDEPLSNLDARLREQMRVELRKITKAIGVTTLYVTHDQAEALSLGDKVCVMHNGEILQVAPPHEIYAKPVDLFVAQFVGEMNFVKGKVTGAAQVECPLGTLRLPLPPGVGAGYAVTLAIRPEHVRLGSDSTASVPGVCGRLTTKNYLGDSTLFEVEVNGVQLLAKLPGDSDLAVGQSTTVILPSERWHVYPAA; encoded by the coding sequence ATGATCAGCATCCGAAAGCTCAAGAAGACGTTTCACGGGCGGCGAGGGGCGGTCGACGCGTTGCGGAGCATCGACCTCGAGGTGGGGGAGGGAGAGTTTTGCGTCCTGCTCGGGCCGAGCGGATGCGGCAAGACCACCACGCTTCGTTGCGTCGCCGGTCTGGAAAAACCCGACGGCGGCGAAATCGAGATCAGCGGCCGTCTCGTCAACTCCGCCGAGCGGGGCGTCTACGTGCCGGCGGAGAAGCGCGACCTCGGAATGGTCTTTCAATCCTACGCGATCTGGCCGCACATGACCGTTTTTCAAAACGTCGCGTTTCCCCTGACCCAGGGCCAAAAGCGAGTTTCCAAGGCCGCCGTCGGAGAGCGGGTGCGCAACGCCCTGGCGCGCGTGCAGCTCGCGGGGCTGGAAGACCGGCCTGCGACCGACCTGAGCGGCGGGCAGCAGCAGCGGGTCGCAATGGCGCGCGCGCTGGTCACCGAGCCCAAGATCCTGTTGATGGACGAGCCGTTGAGCAACCTCGACGCCCGGCTGCGAGAACAGATGCGCGTCGAGCTGCGCAAGATCACCAAGGCGATCGGCGTCACGACGCTTTACGTCACCCACGATCAGGCGGAAGCCCTGAGCCTCGGCGACAAGGTTTGCGTGATGCACAACGGCGAGATCCTCCAGGTGGCCCCGCCGCACGAGATCTACGCAAAGCCGGTCGACCTCTTCGTGGCGCAGTTCGTCGGCGAGATGAACTTTGTCAAGGGAAAGGTCACCGGCGCGGCGCAGGTGGAATGCCCGCTGGGGACTCTGCGCCTGCCGCTGCCTCCCGGAGTCGGCGCAGGCTACGCTGTAACGCTGGCGATCCGCCCCGAGCACGTCCGGCTCGGCTCCGACTCGACCGCCAGCGTCCCGGGCGTCTGCGGCAGGCTGACGACCAAGAACTACCTGGGCGACAGCACGCTCTTCGAGGTCGAGGTCAACGGAGTTCAACTGCTGGCGAAACTGCCGGGCGACTCCGATCTGGCCGTCGGACAGAGCACGACCGTTATTCTCCCGTCCGAACGCTGGCACGTCTACCCGGCGGCTTAG
- a CDS encoding ABC transporter substrate-binding protein: MRRLLPALACALFALAESVSAQTQRIAAAYSAVSATQTAFYVAKEAGLFEKHGMVVDPVYVASGTKVVQAMIAGEFPVALAGGVVVSANLAGADVAVIGGIVNVPAFYVVVHPSIKKPGDLRGKALGITRYGSSTDFTLRYLLKQWGLEPDRDVKILQMGGQPEILAGLKAGAIQGGNFSSPGEFRARKAGFTLLADFRKVGLDYPTVSLVSTRSTIRKDPDTVKRFLMAYSEGVELTFRNRELAMKVLGKYTRVSDRETLEAAYAYATNFIERPPRLPYKAIDTILAQLAETSPKARGHKAADFIDPTFYDELEKSGFFRSARR, from the coding sequence ATGAGGAGGCTGCTGCCCGCGCTGGCGTGTGCCCTGTTCGCGCTCGCCGAATCGGTTTCGGCCCAAACCCAGCGAATCGCGGCCGCCTACAGCGCCGTGAGCGCCACACAGACCGCCTTTTACGTCGCGAAAGAGGCGGGGCTGTTCGAAAAGCACGGCATGGTGGTCGATCCCGTGTACGTCGCTTCGGGAACGAAGGTCGTCCAGGCGATGATCGCCGGCGAGTTCCCCGTGGCGCTGGCCGGAGGGGTCGTCGTCAGCGCGAATCTCGCGGGCGCCGACGTGGCGGTGATCGGGGGGATCGTAAACGTCCCGGCCTTCTACGTCGTCGTCCATCCCTCGATCAAGAAACCGGGAGACCTCAGGGGCAAAGCTCTCGGGATCACCCGCTACGGCTCGTCCACCGACTTCACGCTCCGCTATCTTCTCAAGCAGTGGGGACTGGAGCCGGACCGGGACGTCAAGATCCTGCAAATGGGCGGCCAACCCGAAATCCTGGCGGGACTGAAGGCCGGAGCAATTCAGGGCGGCAACTTCAGCTCGCCGGGCGAGTTCAGGGCGAGAAAGGCCGGATTCACCTTGCTGGCCGATTTCCGTAAAGTCGGGCTCGACTATCCGACCGTGAGCCTGGTCTCGACCCGCTCCACCATCAGGAAGGACCCCGATACGGTCAAACGTTTTCTCATGGCCTATAGCGAGGGCGTCGAGCTTACCTTCCGCAACCGGGAGCTTGCCATGAAGGTTCTGGGCAAGTACACGCGCGTCAGCGACCGGGAAACCCTCGAGGCGGCCTATGCCTACGCCACCAACTTCATCGAGCGCCCGCCCCGGCTGCCGTACAAGGCGATCGACACGATTCTCGCCCAGCTCGCGGAGACCAGCCCCAAAGCCAGGGGCCACAAGGCCGCGGATTTCATCGATCCGACGTTCTACGACGAGCTGGAGAAGAGCGGCTTTTTCCGATCCGCGCGGCGCTGA
- a CDS encoding iron ABC transporter permease: MEAEMRRELTLATGGLEQIKRHGTSLFAGGLFAVLLLLVGVPVAMVVLMSLRTGFPGEDVPFTLENFVSVYLDPATYQVLGNTLVFAVSSVAVTLVFTIPLVWILMRTDIPLKKTIYVFLTIGILIPVFLRTIAWILLLSPRIGLLNRWLQELFGLGEPPFNLYSLTGMAFVQGVSFVPGAFFMLAAAYRSMDPSLEEAAYTSGVGKLRTFLKINIPITMPAIAAVMVYLFMTAIAVFEVPAIIGMPSRILVLSSLIYSATTPATGIPDYGMAGAYGAVMLVCGLLLAFLYVRLVKQGKKYTVITGRGYRPREIALGRWKWPALGFVFFYLAIEVFIPFIVLLWASITPYLQLPSAAAWSSITFKHYLEIPIHVGTRPLVNTLILMFAVPTLTMILSVLVSWAVVRTQVSFRGWLDTLAFIPHAVPGILMAVGLAYLGLAYRDVFPLYGTVFIIVVAHTINWIAYGTRTTNSVMIQVHRELEEAGKVAGASTPRVLWKIVLPLIAAGILNSWIWIAMLSYREVTMALTLYTRHSVVISTIVWQFWGSGWVPQVSALGVVLILFAALVVGVMRAVLSRLGEIGEGS, encoded by the coding sequence ATGGAAGCGGAGATGCGGCGCGAGCTGACGCTCGCCACCGGCGGCCTGGAGCAGATCAAACGGCACGGAACAAGCCTGTTCGCGGGGGGGCTTTTCGCGGTTCTGCTGCTCCTCGTCGGGGTGCCGGTCGCGATGGTGGTGTTGATGAGCCTTCGCACCGGATTTCCCGGTGAGGACGTTCCATTTACGCTGGAAAACTTCGTTTCCGTCTACCTCGACCCGGCGACCTACCAGGTGCTGGGCAACACGCTGGTCTTCGCCGTCTCGAGCGTGGCCGTCACCCTGGTGTTCACGATCCCGCTGGTCTGGATCCTGATGCGGACGGACATCCCGCTGAAAAAAACCATCTATGTCTTTCTCACCATCGGGATCCTGATCCCGGTCTTCCTCCGCACCATCGCGTGGATCCTGTTGCTCAGCCCGCGGATCGGCCTGCTGAACCGCTGGCTGCAGGAGCTTTTCGGGCTGGGGGAGCCGCCGTTCAATCTCTACAGCCTGACCGGGATGGCGTTCGTGCAGGGGGTCTCTTTCGTTCCCGGGGCGTTTTTCATGCTGGCCGCCGCCTACCGTTCGATGGATCCGTCGCTGGAGGAAGCGGCCTACACCTCCGGGGTGGGAAAGCTGAGGACCTTCCTGAAGATCAACATTCCGATCACGATGCCGGCGATCGCCGCCGTCATGGTCTACCTGTTCATGACCGCGATCGCGGTGTTCGAGGTCCCCGCGATCATCGGCATGCCTTCGCGGATCCTGGTCCTGAGCTCGCTCATCTACAGCGCGACCACGCCCGCCACCGGCATCCCCGACTATGGCATGGCCGGCGCTTACGGGGCGGTGATGCTCGTTTGCGGCCTCCTGCTCGCCTTTCTCTACGTCCGGCTGGTCAAGCAGGGAAAGAAATACACGGTGATCACCGGGCGGGGCTACCGTCCCCGGGAAATCGCCCTCGGCCGGTGGAAATGGCCGGCCCTGGGCTTCGTGTTTTTCTACCTCGCGATCGAGGTATTCATCCCCTTCATCGTGCTGCTGTGGGCCTCGATCACTCCGTACCTGCAGCTGCCCTCGGCCGCGGCCTGGTCCTCGATCACGTTCAAGCATTATCTCGAGATCCCGATTCACGTCGGGACGCGGCCGCTCGTCAACACGCTGATTCTCATGTTTGCGGTGCCCACCCTTACGATGATCCTCAGCGTACTCGTGTCATGGGCGGTGGTCCGGACTCAGGTTTCGTTTCGCGGATGGCTCGACACGCTGGCGTTCATTCCCCATGCGGTTCCGGGCATCCTCATGGCGGTCGGGCTGGCGTATCTCGGCCTGGCGTACCGCGATGTTTTCCCGCTCTACGGCACCGTTTTCATCATCGTCGTCGCCCACACGATCAACTGGATCGCCTACGGCACGCGGACCACCAACAGCGTCATGATCCAGGTGCATCGCGAGCTGGAAGAAGCCGGGAAGGTCGCCGGCGCCTCCACGCCGCGGGTGCTGTGGAAGATCGTGCTGCCGCTGATCGCGGCGGGGATCTTGAACAGCTGGATCTGGATCGCGATGCTTTCTTATCGCGAGGTCACGATGGCGCTCACGCTGTATACGCGCCACAGCGTGGTCATTTCCACCATCGTGTGGCAGTTCTGGGGCAGCGGCTGGGTGCCGCAGGTCTCGGCTCTGGGCGTGGTGCTGATTCTCTTCGCCGCGCTGGTCGTGGGGGTGATGCGGGCGGTCCTCTCCCGCCTCGGGGAAATCGGCGAGGGCTCGTGA
- a CDS encoding TMEM165/GDT1 family protein — translation MDWKILSTVFVSVFVAELGDKTQLATMLFASDREISKIAVFAGAALALVLTSAIGVLAGSAVSGYVSERHLRYVAGLGFIAIGLWTFFRT, via the coding sequence ATGGACTGGAAGATCCTATCGACGGTTTTCGTCTCCGTGTTCGTCGCCGAGCTGGGCGACAAGACGCAGCTTGCGACCATGCTGTTCGCCTCCGACAGGGAGATCAGCAAGATCGCGGTATTCGCCGGAGCGGCGCTCGCCCTGGTTCTGACCTCGGCGATCGGCGTGCTCGCCGGCTCCGCGGTCTCGGGCTACGTCAGCGAGCGGCACCTCCGCTACGTCGCCGGCCTGGGTTTCATCGCGATCGGTCTGTGGACCTTTTTCCGCACCTGA
- a CDS encoding extracellular solute-binding protein, giving the protein MEKVLACFLAAVLAGRAGTAASATLDDLVAGAKKEGQLEFYGPSTLGPEGAKALGEAFNKKYGLNVTLQYNPSGNMTRDTGKVIGLSASGQPAEWDVMVVTDAHHGSLWLRKLHKTFDYTQLGVKKERIEYDGGTVSIANQFALPTYNKKLLPAKDVPKKWEDLLDPRWKGKLGVINSTHHFARLAAGAWGEEKTTEFVRKLAAQKPILSRAGEMAQRLILGEVLLSATLQDSQLHEAEQSGAPLAFATEVQPVVSPEYHVGVLKHAPHPNVATLFVAFMASPEVQTLWKKYTGHTSAYVPGTDAYKFAQGKKVVYMKQDQAKLVDKLAREYGKILGFNR; this is encoded by the coding sequence GTGGAAAAAGTCTTAGCCTGCTTCCTCGCCGCCGTACTTGCTGGCCGGGCAGGGACCGCAGCGAGCGCAACGCTCGACGATCTCGTCGCGGGAGCCAAAAAGGAAGGCCAGCTCGAGTTCTACGGCCCCTCGACTCTGGGTCCGGAGGGAGCGAAAGCGCTGGGCGAGGCATTCAACAAGAAATACGGTCTCAACGTGACGCTGCAGTATAATCCGTCCGGGAACATGACCCGGGATACGGGCAAGGTGATCGGGCTTTCGGCCTCGGGCCAGCCGGCCGAGTGGGACGTGATGGTGGTAACCGACGCGCACCACGGCTCGCTCTGGCTGCGAAAGCTCCACAAGACCTTCGACTACACTCAGCTTGGGGTGAAGAAAGAGCGCATCGAGTACGACGGCGGCACCGTTTCGATCGCGAACCAGTTCGCCCTTCCCACCTACAACAAGAAGCTCCTTCCGGCCAAGGACGTGCCGAAGAAATGGGAGGATCTGCTCGATCCCAGGTGGAAGGGGAAGCTCGGGGTGATCAACTCGACCCATCATTTCGCCCGGCTGGCGGCCGGGGCGTGGGGCGAGGAAAAGACCACGGAGTTCGTAAGAAAGCTCGCCGCCCAGAAACCGATCCTCAGTCGCGCGGGGGAAATGGCGCAACGGCTCATCCTGGGCGAGGTGCTGCTGTCCGCCACGCTGCAGGACAGCCAGCTCCACGAGGCGGAGCAGTCGGGAGCGCCGCTGGCGTTCGCCACCGAGGTCCAGCCGGTCGTCTCGCCGGAATACCACGTGGGCGTCCTGAAGCACGCCCCGCACCCCAACGTGGCGACGCTCTTCGTCGCCTTCATGGCTTCGCCGGAGGTCCAGACGCTCTGGAAAAAGTATACCGGCCATACCTCGGCGTACGTTCCGGGGACCGACGCCTACAAGTTCGCTCAGGGCAAGAAGGTCGTCTACATGAAGCAGGATCAGGCGAAGCTGGTCGACAAGCTCGCTCGCGAGTACGGGAAGATCTTGGGCTTCAATCGCTAG
- a CDS encoding extradiol ring-cleavage dioxygenase → MAEIVTIIGITHNPFMPRLFQRPDRPAGCDKVIERIAMMRERLAAARPDALVAIGNDHLHQFFMDNMPAFMIGKMDCYDGTFYDETREFGLPRCRLPGDVELSDALMEAAFDRGIDFAYSNELTVDHSIVVPMMFVRPEMDIPIVPILTNCIAPPMPRPRRFFEVGKAIRAAIDSLPGTKRIGVLVSGHLSLEVGGPRQFERRLTDPSFDAAAVGWIQNGDIDAAAAGCTPERLIKAGNMTSGYLNFLMMMGVANAARPAHAEGLDAGFPAVPFFHWGPQ, encoded by the coding sequence ATGGCGGAAATCGTCACGATCATCGGCATCACCCATAACCCTTTCATGCCGCGGTTGTTCCAGCGGCCCGACCGGCCGGCCGGATGCGACAAGGTCATCGAGCGGATCGCCATGATGCGCGAGCGGCTCGCTGCCGCCCGCCCCGACGCCCTGGTCGCCATCGGCAACGATCACCTGCACCAGTTCTTCATGGACAACATGCCGGCCTTCATGATCGGCAAGATGGATTGCTACGACGGAACCTTCTACGACGAAACGCGCGAGTTCGGGCTGCCGCGTTGCAGGCTCCCGGGCGACGTCGAGCTTTCCGATGCCCTCATGGAAGCGGCCTTCGATCGCGGGATCGATTTCGCATACTCGAACGAGCTCACCGTCGACCACTCGATCGTCGTCCCGATGATGTTCGTGCGGCCGGAGATGGACATCCCGATCGTTCCGATTCTCACCAACTGCATCGCGCCGCCGATGCCGCGGCCGCGGCGCTTCTTCGAGGTGGGAAAGGCGATCCGCGCGGCGATCGACTCGCTGCCGGGAACGAAGCGGATCGGCGTCCTGGTGAGCGGCCATCTCTCGCTCGAGGTCGGCGGGCCACGGCAGTTCGAGCGCAGGCTCACCGACCCGAGCTTCGACGCCGCCGCGGTCGGCTGGATTCAGAACGGCGACATCGACGCTGCCGCTGCGGGCTGCACGCCCGAGCGGCTGATCAAGGCCGGCAACATGACCTCGGGCTATCTGAACTTCTTGATGATGATGGGCGTGGCCAACGCGGCCAGGCCGGCGCATGCGGAAGGGCTGGACGCGGGTTTCCCCGCCGTTCCGTTCTTCCACTGGGGCCCGCAGTAG